A genomic stretch from candidate division WOR-1 bacterium RIFOXYB2_FULL_36_35 includes:
- a CDS encoding DNA polymerase I — protein MPPKKAILIDGNSLAYRAFYALPDTMKNSEGLVTNAIYGFTMMLLKIIEENPDFLAIAFDRREPTFRHKEYKEYKAKRLKAPPSLYEQMPLIKEFVEKINIPMLELAGFEGDDVIGTLAIKASREGFNVEIVSGDLDPLQLVNDRIKVLTTRKGISDIIVYDEKAVIEKYGLAPTQLIDFKALKGDTSDNIPGMPGIGEKTATELLQKYGTLNNIFANADKIEKPKLKETLKNEQEKGLLSKRLGTIVTDAPIEVDFSKKLEINWDKAVEAFEKFEFKSLINKYKKKQTLTNEEKVEAKRMEISKFDFKLVKDESDLKELCEKLHKADSFAFDTETDSLDTFSANLIGISFSMNRGEAFYIPLGHKEKKNLDIKKTMVALKPVLENKETLKIGHNLKYDVEVLLKYDIEVAQPYFDTMVAAYLIDPTVQRYSLKRAGAQYLGRHEMIKLDELIGKEAEANNFAEVPVEIAKDYGCSDAEVTFSLKTVFEDLLKKEEMEKLFHEVEMPLLEVLIKMEETGVFVDSKELEKLSHEMDEQIKDLERNIFAISGETFNLNSPKQLSEILFGKLKLPMIKRTKTGASTDAEVLETLAKDFEIAEKLLEYRTVAKLKSTYVDALPTLIRQDTGRIHTSFNQTITATGRLSSSKPNLQNIPIKSDMGKKIREAFVPQKKGYKILAADYSQIELRVLAHLSQDENMIKAFKSGEDIHTATAAEIFDISINEVTKKMRSSAKAVNFGIVYGISDFGLAKNLNIKKTEAAQFIEKYFNRYPGVKKFMDKTIKEAQENGYVATMLGRKRPLPDINSPNQGLRGFAERTAINTKVQGTAADMIKIAMINIYCKLYTVNCKLILQVHDELVFEVQENEIETIKKIVQEEMEKAIPLDVPVVVDIGAGDSWGKS, from the coding sequence ATGCCCCCAAAAAAAGCAATACTAATTGATGGAAATTCGCTCGCATATAGAGCCTTCTATGCTCTTCCCGATACTATGAAAAACTCCGAAGGACTTGTTACCAACGCAATTTATGGATTTACGATGATGCTCCTTAAGATAATTGAAGAGAACCCAGATTTTTTGGCAATTGCTTTTGACAGAAGAGAGCCAACATTCCGCCATAAAGAATATAAAGAGTACAAGGCAAAAAGGTTAAAGGCGCCTCCTTCTCTTTATGAGCAAATGCCCCTTATAAAAGAATTTGTGGAAAAGATAAATATTCCCATGCTTGAGCTTGCAGGGTTTGAAGGGGATGACGTCATAGGAACCCTCGCCATAAAAGCTTCAAGAGAAGGGTTTAATGTTGAAATAGTCTCCGGTGATTTGGATCCCCTCCAGCTTGTAAACGACAGGATAAAAGTTCTGACAACAAGAAAAGGAATTTCCGATATTATAGTTTATGATGAAAAAGCGGTTATAGAAAAATACGGGCTTGCCCCCACACAGTTAATCGATTTTAAAGCTCTAAAAGGAGATACATCTGATAATATTCCGGGGATGCCGGGGATTGGTGAAAAGACTGCAACAGAACTTCTGCAAAAATACGGAACGCTAAACAATATCTTTGCCAATGCGGATAAGATTGAAAAGCCAAAATTGAAAGAGACGCTAAAAAACGAACAGGAGAAAGGACTTTTAAGCAAAAGGCTTGGCACTATTGTAACAGATGCACCGATAGAGGTAGATTTTTCAAAAAAACTGGAGATTAACTGGGATAAAGCTGTCGAAGCTTTTGAAAAATTTGAATTTAAGTCTCTCATAAACAAATATAAAAAAAAACAGACTCTAACAAACGAAGAAAAAGTTGAAGCAAAACGCATGGAAATATCAAAGTTTGATTTTAAACTTGTAAAAGACGAATCAGACTTAAAAGAACTTTGTGAAAAACTTCATAAAGCCGATTCGTTCGCTTTTGACACAGAAACAGATAGCCTTGACACTTTTTCCGCAAACCTGATAGGGATATCTTTCTCAATGAACCGTGGGGAGGCTTTTTACATACCTTTAGGGCATAAAGAGAAAAAAAACCTTGACATCAAAAAGACCATGGTCGCGTTAAAGCCTGTACTAGAAAATAAAGAAACCCTAAAAATCGGTCATAATTTAAAATATGATGTCGAAGTTCTTTTAAAATACGACATTGAAGTCGCTCAACCATATTTTGACACAATGGTCGCGGCATATTTGATTGATCCAACTGTCCAAAGGTACAGCTTGAAACGGGCAGGTGCGCAGTATCTTGGGCGTCATGAGATGATAAAACTTGATGAACTGATAGGAAAAGAAGCGGAAGCAAACAACTTTGCGGAAGTCCCTGTTGAAATAGCAAAAGATTACGGCTGTTCGGACGCGGAGGTTACTTTTAGTTTAAAAACTGTTTTTGAAGACCTGTTAAAAAAAGAGGAAATGGAAAAACTTTTTCACGAAGTTGAAATGCCTCTCCTTGAAGTTTTAATTAAAATGGAAGAAACAGGGGTTTTTGTCGATTCAAAAGAGCTTGAAAAATTAAGCCATGAAATGGATGAACAGATAAAAGATCTTGAGAGAAACATTTTTGCAATATCGGGAGAGACTTTTAATTTAAATTCACCGAAGCAACTTTCAGAGATTCTTTTCGGAAAATTAAAACTCCCTATGATAAAAAGAACAAAAACAGGGGCTTCGACCGACGCGGAAGTTTTGGAAACTTTGGCCAAAGACTTTGAAATAGCCGAGAAACTTTTGGAATACAGGACAGTAGCAAAATTAAAATCGACTTATGTCGACGCCCTTCCCACTCTTATAAGACAAGATACGGGAAGAATCCATACAAGTTTTAACCAAACAATAACGGCAACGGGTCGCCTTTCAAGCTCAAAACCCAATCTGCAAAATATTCCTATAAAGTCCGATATGGGAAAAAAAATAAGAGAGGCATTTGTTCCGCAGAAAAAGGGGTATAAAATCCTTGCCGCTGATTATTCGCAGATAGAACTTAGGGTTTTGGCTCATCTATCGCAAGATGAAAACATGATAAAAGCATTTAAATCCGGCGAAGACATCCATACGGCAACCGCGGCGGAAATTTTTGACATCTCAATTAATGAAGTCACAAAAAAGATGCGCTCTTCTGCCAAAGCTGTCAATTTTGGCATAGTTTACGGGATATCGGATTTTGGATTAGCTAAAAACTTAAATATCAAAAAGACGGAAGCGGCACAATTTATTGAAAAATATTTCAATCGTTACCCGGGAGTAAAAAAGTTTATGGATAAGACAATTAAAGAGGCGCAGGAAAACGGATATGTTGCAACAATGCTTGGAAGAAAGCGCCCTCTTCCCGATATCAATTCACCAAACCAGGGCCTCCGCGGATTTGCAGAAAGGACAGCGATTAATACTAAAGTCCAGGGAACCGCAGCTGACATGATAAAGATAGCAATGATTAATATTTACTGTAAACTGTACACTGTAAACTGCAAACTCATATTGCAGGTACATGATGAACTTGTTTTTGAAGTTCAAGAAAATGAAATAGAAACGATCAAAAAGATCGTCCAGGAAGAGATGGAAAAAGCGATCCCGCTTGATGTTCCTGTTGTGGTGGATATTGGGGCTGGAGATAGTTGGGGAAAATCCTAA
- a CDS encoding translation elongation factor Ts — MVQITTEMIVKLRESTGCGMMDCKKALAEAAGNMEEAVTSLRKKGLAAVAKRAERTAAQGTIASYVHLGGKIAVLVEVNCETDFVAKNDDFQKFAKDVAMQIAAQAPQYLIREDVPEEILAKEKELLLDQAKQEGKPEAAMEKIIAGRIEKFYELNCLMDQPFIKETKIKIKDLLGDLSAKIGEKIVVSRFVRYQVGEKI, encoded by the coding sequence ATGGTTCAAATAACAACAGAAATGATAGTAAAACTCAGGGAGAGTACTGGATGCGGTATGATGGATTGCAAAAAAGCCCTTGCAGAGGCTGCTGGCAACATGGAAGAAGCCGTCACCAGTTTAAGAAAAAAAGGATTGGCTGCCGTAGCTAAAAGGGCTGAAAGAACCGCGGCTCAAGGAACAATAGCTTCTTACGTGCATCTCGGCGGAAAAATTGCGGTTTTGGTTGAGGTTAACTGTGAGACCGATTTTGTCGCAAAAAATGATGATTTTCAGAAATTTGCAAAAGATGTCGCAATGCAAATAGCGGCGCAAGCTCCTCAATATTTAATTCGGGAAGATGTTCCGGAAGAGATATTAGCCAAAGAAAAAGAGCTCCTATTGGATCAGGCAAAACAGGAAGGTAAGCCCGAAGCCGCCATGGAAAAAATTATTGCCGGCAGGATTGAAAAATTTTATGAATTAAATTGTCTTATGGACCAGCCATTTATAAAAGAGACCAAAATAAAAATCAAAGACCTTCTAGGTGACCTGTCCGCAAAAATAGGCGAAAAGATTGTTGTCAGCAGGTTTGTAAGATATCAGGTCGGAGAAAAGATTTAA
- a CDS encoding 30S ribosomal protein S2: protein MPVVTMKELLEAGVHFGHQSKRWNPKMEEYIYSSRNGIHVIDLHKTIPLIEKAFEFVKEVIKNNGSVLFVGTKKQAQEAIEEEAKRCSMFYVKDRWLGGTLTNFKTIKKTISRMKEIEKMEIDGMFETLPRKEVASLKREHKKMIRGLGGIRDMNKLPNVIFVIDSQNETTAIAEAKKLSIPVIAVVDTNCDPDNIDFPIPANDDAIRSIKLLTSIIAEAVLVARELAKPPEERNADIAIPEEDQANAVDSMDTETMEEALMLSEEERLSELAPEIVEEEEEKEVEERTGF, encoded by the coding sequence ATGCCAGTAGTAACAATGAAAGAATTGCTCGAAGCTGGGGTACACTTCGGACATCAAAGTAAACGTTGGAACCCCAAAATGGAGGAATATATATATTCTTCCAGAAATGGAATACATGTTATAGATCTTCATAAAACTATTCCATTAATTGAAAAAGCTTTTGAATTTGTGAAAGAAGTCATAAAAAATAATGGAAGCGTGCTTTTTGTAGGGACAAAAAAACAGGCGCAAGAGGCCATTGAAGAAGAAGCAAAAAGATGTTCCATGTTTTATGTCAAAGATAGATGGCTTGGGGGAACTCTCACAAATTTCAAAACCATCAAAAAGACTATTTCCAGAATGAAAGAAATTGAAAAAATGGAGATAGACGGTATGTTTGAAACCCTACCACGCAAAGAGGTTGCATCCTTAAAACGAGAGCACAAAAAAATGATCCGAGGACTTGGTGGCATTCGCGACATGAACAAACTTCCAAACGTCATTTTTGTAATAGACAGCCAAAATGAAACAACAGCAATTGCCGAAGCAAAAAAACTCAGCATTCCTGTAATCGCAGTCGTAGACACTAACTGCGACCCTGACAATATAGATTTCCCCATACCTGCAAATGATGATGCAATCCGTTCCATAAAACTTTTAACATCAATTATTGCAGAGGCGGTCCTTGTGGCAAGGGAGCTCGCAAAACCTCCAGAAGAAAGAAATGCAGATATCGCAATTCCTGAAGAAGATCAGGCAAATGCGGTTGACAGCATGGACACAGAAACAATGGAGGAAGCTTTAATGCTAAGCGAAGAAGAACGTTTAAGTGAATTAGCCCCTGAAATTGTTGAAGAAGAGGAAGAAAAAGAAGTTGAAGAAAGAACCGGATTTTAG